One region of Sphingomonas kaistensis genomic DNA includes:
- a CDS encoding DNA-deoxyinosine glycosylase, translating to MQQPLAAAGRFRPIAAAAGQQNREQAEDGEVEGPWHEGAANMIGALKHGLPPVVRPDARLLILGSLPGEASLRAARYYAHPRNQFWHLMQGVVGAPLDALDYHERLEELGTRRIALWDVVHTARRSGSLDGAMREIEARDLAGFVAGLPELRAVAFNGGTAARLGRRALAGTTLALVDLPSSSPAYTLPFAEKARRWTALGGFLD from the coding sequence ATGCAGCAGCCCTTAGCGGCGGCCGGGCGGTTTCGTCCAATCGCGGCTGCTGCGGGTCAGCAGAATCGCGAGCAGGCCGAGGATGGCGAGGTGGAAGGGCCGTGGCATGAGGGCGCTGCTAACATGATCGGAGCGCTGAAGCACGGCCTGCCTCCGGTAGTTCGGCCGGACGCCCGGCTGCTGATACTGGGCAGCCTGCCGGGAGAGGCGTCGCTGCGGGCGGCGCGTTATTATGCCCATCCCCGCAACCAATTCTGGCACCTGATGCAAGGCGTGGTGGGGGCTCCGCTCGACGCGCTTGATTATCATGAGCGGTTGGAAGAGCTGGGCACGCGGCGGATCGCCCTGTGGGACGTGGTCCATACCGCGCGGCGGAGCGGCAGCCTCGACGGGGCGATGCGGGAGATCGAGGCGCGCGACCTGGCGGGCTTCGTCGCCGGCCTGCCCGAGCTTAGGGCGGTGGCGTTCAACGGCGGGACCGCGGCGCGGCTTGGACGCAGGGCACTGGCCGGAACCACGCTTGCGCTGGTCGACCTGCCGTCGTCCAGCCCAGCCTACACCCTGCCGTTCGCCGAGAAGGCGAGGCGCTGGACCGCGCTCGGCGGCTTTCTCGATTGA
- a CDS encoding phytoene/squalene synthase family protein, with amino-acid sequence MIAGEERARLVQGALESISAGSKSFRFASQLFDLPTRERSWLLYSWCRACDDITDGQTLGHDAGRVADPAARIAFLKEKTAAAFAGEETGLVPFDALRVVAADCAIPQAIAADHLAGFERDAAGWRPTTTDDLLSYCYQVAGAVGVMMAHVMGVDPADEDTLHRAADLGIAFQLANIARDIVEDARVGRVYLPTDWLEAEGLAGADLADPRHRPALARLAHRLSTMADEYRRSARIGAARLPFRSRWAVLSASGIYGEIATRAAAFGPRAWDERISTSKAEKAALVMDAFWEALWPVRPSSRTGLWTRPSRP; translated from the coding sequence GTGATTGCGGGCGAGGAACGGGCGCGGCTGGTCCAGGGCGCGCTGGAAAGCATCTCGGCGGGCTCCAAAAGCTTCCGCTTTGCCAGCCAGCTGTTCGACCTGCCCACGCGGGAACGCAGCTGGCTGCTCTACAGCTGGTGCCGCGCCTGCGACGACATCACCGACGGCCAGACCCTCGGCCACGATGCCGGGCGCGTCGCCGACCCCGCCGCGCGCATCGCTTTCCTCAAGGAAAAGACCGCTGCCGCCTTTGCCGGCGAGGAAACCGGGCTGGTCCCTTTCGACGCCCTCCGCGTCGTCGCCGCCGACTGCGCCATTCCCCAGGCCATCGCCGCCGATCACCTTGCCGGGTTCGAGCGCGACGCGGCCGGCTGGCGCCCCACCACCACCGATGACCTGCTGTCCTATTGCTACCAGGTCGCCGGCGCGGTTGGCGTCATGATGGCACATGTCATGGGCGTCGATCCGGCGGACGAGGACACCCTCCACCGCGCCGCCGATCTCGGCATCGCCTTCCAGCTCGCCAACATCGCTCGCGACATCGTCGAGGACGCCCGCGTCGGCCGCGTCTACCTGCCGACCGACTGGCTGGAAGCGGAAGGACTGGCCGGCGCCGACCTCGCGGATCCCAGGCACCGCCCTGCCCTCGCCCGCCTTGCCCACCGCCTCAGCACCATGGCCGACGAGTATCGCCGCTCGGCGCGCATCGGCGCCGCCCGCCTCCCCTTCCGCAGCCGCTGGGCCGTCCTCTCGGCCAGCGGCATCTACGGCGAGATCGCGACCCGCGCCGCGGCGTTCGGCCCCCGGGCGTGGGACGAGCGGATCAGCACCTCCAAGGCAGAGAAGGCCGCGCTGGTGATGGATGCCTTCTGGGAAGCCCTGTGGCCGGTCAGACCCTCGTCTCGGACCGGTCTGTGGACGCGCCCTTCGCGGCCCTGA
- a CDS encoding sterol desaturase family protein, whose product MSWLAGMMLFTATVLVMEGFAYVLHRWVMHSRLGWAWHESHHREREGWFERNDLYAVVFALPSILLIWGGLNGGWGDWATWTGAGVAFYGVIYFGFHDVIVHGRLPHRIVPRSTYFKRIVQAHKLHHAVESRDGAVSYGFLYAPPVDALKQALKRSAEARVRAAKGASTDRSETRV is encoded by the coding sequence ATGTCCTGGCTTGCCGGAATGATGCTGTTCACCGCCACCGTCCTCGTGATGGAAGGCTTCGCCTACGTGCTGCATCGCTGGGTGATGCATTCGCGGCTGGGCTGGGCGTGGCACGAAAGCCATCACCGCGAGCGCGAAGGCTGGTTCGAGCGCAACGACCTCTACGCCGTGGTCTTCGCCTTGCCCTCGATCCTGCTGATCTGGGGCGGGCTGAACGGCGGGTGGGGCGACTGGGCGACCTGGACCGGCGCCGGCGTGGCCTTTTACGGCGTGATCTATTTCGGCTTCCACGACGTCATCGTGCATGGCCGGCTGCCGCACCGGATCGTGCCGCGCTCGACCTATTTCAAGCGGATCGTGCAGGCCCACAAGCTGCATCACGCGGTAGAAAGCCGCGATGGAGCAGTCAGCTATGGCTTCCTCTACGCGCCCCCGGTGGATGCGCTGAAGCAGGCGCTGAAGCGCAGCGCGGAGGCACGCGTCAGGGCCGCGAAGGGCGCGTCCACAGACCGGTCCGAGACGAGGGTCTGA
- a CDS encoding phytoene desaturase: protein MITSPYKTAIVIGAGFGGLALAIRLQSAGVQTTVIEARDRPGGRAYVWERDGHVFDAGPTVITDPDCLQRLWKLSGRDMAEDVDLVPVKPFYRLSWPDGTVFDYTNDDAELKASMDALNPDDWAGYQRFLAYSAGVFNEGYVKLGTKAFESIGDMLKAAPALAKYQAWRSVYSMVSSFVEDEHLRQALSFHTLLVGGNPMTCSSIYALIHKLERDGGVWFAKGGTNQLIAGMVRHFERIGGTIRLGDPVTSITAQNDRVTGVRTASGWSATADAVASNGDVVHSYGLIEGSSRGPQQVRALKRKRFSPGLFVLHFGLEGTCDIAHHTILFGPRYGGLVNDIYKTGKLATDPALYLHHPTITDPSMAPPGCSTFYALAPVPNAARADVDWAVEGPKYQEVVLDTLEERLIPDIRSRIRTIFHYTPADFSTDLAAHLGSAFSLEPVLWQSAWFRTHNRDDKLHNLYFVGAGTHPGAGIPGVVGSAEATAGLMLA from the coding sequence GTGATCACTTCCCCCTACAAGACCGCGATCGTCATCGGCGCCGGCTTCGGCGGCCTCGCGCTCGCCATCCGGCTCCAGTCGGCGGGCGTGCAGACGACGGTGATCGAAGCCCGCGACCGTCCCGGCGGCCGTGCCTACGTCTGGGAAAGGGACGGCCACGTGTTCGACGCGGGGCCCACCGTCATCACCGATCCCGACTGCCTCCAGCGCCTGTGGAAGCTTAGCGGTCGCGACATGGCCGAGGACGTCGACCTCGTGCCCGTCAAACCCTTTTACCGCCTGTCGTGGCCCGACGGCACGGTATTCGATTACACCAACGACGATGCCGAGTTGAAGGCGTCGATGGACGCGCTCAACCCCGACGACTGGGCCGGCTACCAGCGCTTCCTCGCCTACAGCGCCGGCGTCTTTAACGAAGGCTATGTGAAGCTCGGGACCAAGGCGTTCGAAAGCATCGGCGACATGCTCAAGGCCGCTCCGGCGCTCGCCAAATATCAGGCCTGGCGCTCGGTCTATTCGATGGTGTCGAGCTTCGTCGAGGACGAGCACCTCCGCCAGGCATTGAGCTTCCATACCCTGCTGGTCGGCGGGAATCCGATGACCTGTTCGTCGATCTACGCCCTCATTCACAAGCTGGAGCGTGACGGCGGCGTGTGGTTCGCCAAGGGCGGCACGAACCAGCTCATTGCCGGCATGGTCCGCCATTTCGAGCGGATCGGCGGCACCATCCGCCTCGGTGACCCGGTCACGTCCATCACCGCGCAGAACGACCGCGTCACCGGCGTCCGCACGGCATCAGGCTGGAGCGCCACCGCCGATGCGGTCGCCTCCAACGGCGATGTTGTGCACAGCTATGGCCTGATCGAGGGCTCCAGCCGCGGCCCGCAACAGGTCCGCGCCCTCAAGCGCAAGCGCTTCTCGCCCGGCCTGTTCGTGCTCCACTTCGGGCTGGAGGGCACCTGCGACATCGCCCACCACACCATCCTGTTTGGGCCGCGCTACGGCGGGCTGGTCAACGACATCTACAAGACCGGCAAGCTCGCGACCGATCCGGCGCTCTACCTCCACCACCCGACCATCACCGACCCGTCGATGGCGCCGCCGGGCTGCTCGACCTTTTACGCGCTGGCGCCCGTTCCCAACGCCGCCCGCGCCGACGTCGATTGGGCGGTGGAGGGGCCAAAATATCAGGAGGTCGTGCTCGACACGCTGGAGGAGCGGCTGATCCCCGACATCCGCAGCCGCATTCGTACCATCTTCCACTACACCCCGGCCGACTTCTCGACCGACCTCGCCGCGCATCTGGGCTCCGCCTTCAGCCTCGAGCCGGTGCTGTGGCAGTCGGCCTGGTTCCGCACCCACAACCGCGACGACAAGCTGCACAACCTGTATTTCGTCGGCGCCGGCACCCACCCGGGCGCGGGCATTCCCGGCGTGGTCGGAAGCGCGGAGGCAACCGCGGGACTGATGCTGGCGTGA